From Temnothorax longispinosus isolate EJ_2023e chromosome 3, Tlon_JGU_v1, whole genome shotgun sequence, one genomic window encodes:
- the LOC139809591 gene encoding glutamate receptor ionotropic, kainate 2-like isoform X1 produces the protein MVTKPLLILLPIFLFHACVFGFPKKVPIVGLFDQDEEILDMFEASVKAVNKDGVEDEDVFLTPIIEEIKADAYEASLKVCEQLKFGIVGIFGPQDKAIAEHVQSICNTIEVPHISVRQDLDLSQPRGLGLNVYPHISSLSRLYNQLVTEFKWKSFAILYEDTDSLIRIRPLLERWDAHGTSAFMYHLGYGPNYRQGMEEIKTSRIENIVIDCSYEILDDVLNQAQQVGILSDKYKVIVTSLDLQTLDLEPYQYSGVNFTGVRLIDPEDPTVLKILDRHKKEWDLDDPSQLRVEPALMYDAVQLFAIAFKQLKDATKGDIRALPCNGTVRWEHGLSLSNFLRSTETRGLTGLVKFDRDGFRSNIEVDIVRLTKNGLIKIGEWNSTAENVDWLQEISTPKSDVRFIQNKTFIVLISLTEPYGMEKESIVKLSGNERYEGFAVDIIDELSKILEFNYTLQVEKDYGSLNNKTGKWSGMLGKIIADEADLAITDLTITSTRQDYVDFTNPIMNLGISILYKKPSQAAPNLFSFLLPFSNDVWYYLIGSYIIVSLLLFAIGRLSPAEWNNPYPCIEEAEVLENQFTCKNAFWFAIGAIMQQGSEIAPISISTRMVASCWWFFCLIMVSSYTANLAACLTVESSLSPFDNVEGLVKKKTIKYGAKDGGATLNFFKDSNYPVYQEMYQTMIANRKDVLVQDNKDGIVKAERQDYAFLMESASIEYEIERHCDLTQIGGLLDEKGYGIAIKKNSKYLHSINTAVLKLSEGGTIQEIKKKWWTQKRGGGKCQESSGSSTAEALDLDNVGGVFLVLTIGIALSCVYTIFELCWDVAQTSIRENVPFKQELINELKFIAKCSGSKPARRKSGLSSKSENGSTRECTPPYGFIPTVIRTSPTNDK, from the exons TATGCGAACAGCTGAAATTTGGAATAGTGGGTATTTTTGGACCTCAGGACAAAGCGATTGCTGAGCACGTGCAAAGCATATGCAATACAATAGAAGTACCACATATCTCTGTGCGACAGGATCTTGACCTCTCTCAGCCGCGCGGGTTAGGTCTGAATGTATATCCGCATATAAGCTCGTTGTCACGA CTTTATAATCAACTGGTCACAGAGTTCAAATGGAAATCCTTTGCAATACTGTACGAAGACACCGACAGTCTGATTCGCATACGTCCACTGCTGGAGCGATGGGACGCACATGGCACCTCTGCGTTCATGTACCATTTAGGCTACGGGCCGAATTATAG GCAAGGAATGGAAGAAATCAAAACATCGAGAATAGAGAACATTGTCATCGACTGTTCGTACGAGATTCTCGACGACGTTCTGAACCAGGCCCAACAAGTTGGCATTTTGTCCGACAAGTACAAAGTGATTGTAACTTCTCTG GACCTGCAAACTCTGGATTTAGAGCCATATCAGTACTCTGGCGTTAATTTCACCGGCGTGCGCTTGATTGACCCTGAAGATCCGACAGTGTTAAAAATTCTGGACAGGCATAAGAAGGAATGGGACCTAGACGACCCCTCGCAACTGCGAGTTGAACCAGCGCTCATGTATGACGCGGTACAGCTATTTGCGATAGCTTTCAAACAATTAAAAGATGCTACCAAGGGCGACATCAGGGCATTGCCATGCAATGGCACTGTCAGATGGGAACACGGACTGAGTTTAAGCAATTTTCTGCGATCG ACCGAAACAAGAGGCTTAACAGGCCTTGTCAAGTTTGATAGGGATGGTTTTCGTAGTAATATAGAAGTGGATATCGTACGTTTGACTAAAAATGGTCTGATAAAAATTGGCGAATGGAATAGTACAGCAGAGAATGTCGATTGGCTGCAAGAAATCAGTACTCCAAAATCAGACGTTCGattcatacaaaataaaaccttTATAGTTTTGATATCCCTTACAGAGCCCTATGGGATGGAAAAAGAGTCGATTGTCAAGTTAAGTGGCAACGAGCGTTACGAAGGTTTCGCGGTAGACATAATAGACGAACTTAGCAAAATacttgaatttaattatacctTGCAAGTCGAAAAGGACTACGGATCGTTAAATAACAAGACTGGAAAATGGTCCGGAATGCTTGGCAAAATTATAGCTGAC GAAGCGGATCTGGCCATCACGGATCTTACAATCACATCCACCCGGCAAGACTACGTCGACTTTACGAATCCGATAATGAACCTAG gAATAAGCATACTGTACAAAAAGCCAAGTCAAGCGGCACCAAATCTATTCTCCTTTTTATTGCCATTTTCAAATGATGTCTGGTACTACTTGATAGGTTCTTACATAATAGTATCGTTATTACTGTTTGCGATCGGTAGATTAAGCCCTGCAGAATGGAACAATCCTTACCCTTGCATTGAAGAAGCCGAAGTGCTCGAGAATCAatttacat gtaaaaatgcattttggTTTGCAATAGGCGCTATCATGCAGCAAGGCAGCGAAATTGCACCCAT AAGCATTTCTACACGAATGGTTGCGAGCTGCTGGTGGTTCTTTTGTCTTATTATGGTGTCAAGTTATACAGCTAATCTGGCTGCGTGTCTAACTGTAGAAAGTTCATTGTCGCCTTTTGACAATGTTGAAGGATTAGTAAAAAAGAAGACAATTAAATATGGCGCAAAAGATGGAGGAGCCACGCTCAACTTCTTCAAA GATAGCAATTACCCTGTATACCAGGAAATGTACCAAACCATGATAGCCAATAGAAAGGACGTACTCGTACAGGATAATAAAGACGGTATAGTGAAGGCCGAAAGACAAGACTACGCTTTTTTGATGGAATCTGCTTCAATCGA atatGAGATAGAGCGACATTGCGATCTCACGCAAATTGGTGGCCTCCTAGACGAGAAGGGGTACggaattgcaataaaaaaaa ACTCGAAATATCTACACAGTATTAACACAGCTGTCTTAAAACTATCAGAAGGTGGTACCATTCAGGAAATCAAGAAAAAATGGTGGACGCAAAAGAGAGGCGGAGGTAAATGCCAG GAAAGTAGTGGATCCAGTACAGCGGAGGCACTTGATCTCGATAATGTGGGTGGAGTATTTTTAGTGTTGACCATAGGAATCGCCTTATCCTGCGTGTACACTATATTCGAATTGTGTTGGGATGTTGCCCAAACATCTATTCGAGAAAAT gTGCCTTTTAAGCAGGAATTAATAAACGAACTGAAATTTATCGCAAAATGCAGTGGCTCTAAACCGGCACGAAGAAAAAGTGGATTGTCCAGCAAAAGTGAAAATGGTAGTACAAGGGAATGTACTCCCCCGTACGGTTTTATACCAACTGTAATAAGAACGTCACCAACTAACGACAAATAA